In Drosophila innubila isolate TH190305 chromosome 2R unlocalized genomic scaffold, UK_Dinn_1.0 1_C_2R, whole genome shotgun sequence, the following are encoded in one genomic region:
- the LOC117783960 gene encoding uncharacterized protein LOC117783960 isoform X1: MALASAAGALLKPQTPLQQLLEDINFQRTKEMRQLLKDDGGFVVLQGTTYWTDLFVRHFLFQTEPVHSIDSDDLLFFVRKKHVKSSSRHMPKYETEVEVFRKDSRKLPIGDPDVDWEETVYLNMVIHQFDYTLTLAICTRTSPKELQVLRRHSQRVYASPSRRKMDTKGEGEEITYPHICFMVDNFDEVFSDILVRDGEMVCVELVANDKDGAVQGVIFLGSIRYDALKKVYDARQSSLSSKVAQRMSFGLFSSGAGVQTRCEFVRMKGPQGKGHAEMAVTKPKGSGVETPTSEPGFCATDMWDEWEEENDDYCTYRHQRRLSDPSANLNNFSRYGWRTKNTNQDMVSSGTSASVGAKARSENEGLDSLASEVSEIEAGDLRDDQQRPAFSASAAKLHPNPNCETIKVASGEPDKPPDAPVSSDQVSGSANESASAAPAVTPPPLSVAIEVTVPGSSNNSNSRTGCNCFGGKKCKKRWTSSTAGSAIDTPEMSEVYCPSCEDAANETPACLSKMPDKRQTRLKPKPPSILCVESELVVSKRGSLRLGDNKRSTKGSNITRSVSLSAADRRTSVPIPVSVKKAAPMRVRIVKTKEQDKSKAPNKEKEKDKDKENDKKSSNQKSGNGASNLLARMSPKRLRNAKASDKEKDKDKDKIKEKSKGTVKGKHNSNINNNNAKATTATATTTATTTTTVAASKSEEYEIADDATSLNGESTGETGESTGAAKMAILSESDSKLMISVRGREELPVVEQSSSPSPPTVGQHFQKCLRVPVKSDSHPLQLDVTSPAGNATNDNNDDDELDQEQQLELELGATGSEVSPLLNGEADVANGNQPAASSATLPRTAKQSYYNKVLHLVPKRRTPDGTNIYYWCDLPKKALKELDDGAYNPLWTSRGFTQSFHFWKENRRQQSTPLNAFLTYVTLPWWSIAKDLLDHRETPILTF, encoded by the exons ATGGCTTTAGCCAGCGCAGCGGGCGCTCTTCTCaagccacagacgccgctccAGCAGCTGCTCGAGGACATCAACTTTCAGCGCACCAAGGAGATGCGTCAGCTGCTCAAAGATG ATGGTGGCTTTGTGGTGCTCCAGGGAACAACTTACTGGACGGATCTGTTTGTGCGACACTTTCTATTCCAAACGGAGCCTGTGCACAGCATCGACTCGGATGATTTGCTCTTCTTTGTGCGCAAGAAGCATGTGAAGAGCTCCTCGCGCCACATGCCAAAATATGAG ACTGAAGTTGAGGTATTTCGCAAGGATTCGCGCAAGTTGCCAATTGGTGATCCGGATGTGGATTGGGAGGAGACTGTCTACCTGAATATGGTGATACATCAATTCGACTACACACTGACCTTGGCCATTTGCACCCGGACATCGCCCAAGGAGCTGCAGGTGCTGCGCAGGCATTCACAACGTGTCTATGCCAGTCCCAGTCGCCGGAAGATGGACACCAAGGGCGAGGGCGAAGAGATCACATATCCACACATATGCTTTATGGTGGACAACTTCGATGAGGTGTTCAGTGACATTCTGGTGCGTGATGGTGAGATGGTGTGCGTCGAACTGGTGGCCAATGACAAGGATGGCGCTGTTCAGGGCGTCATCTTTCTGGGATCCATACGTTACGATGCACTGAAAAAGGTCTACGATGCCAGA CAATCCAGTCTGAGCTCCAAGGTGGCACAACGCATGTCCTTTGGCCTGTTTAGCAGCGGAGCCGGCGTTCAAACCCGCTGCGAATTTGTGCGCATGAAGGGACCGCAGGGCAAAGGTCATGCCGAGATGGCGGTAACGAAACCAAAGGGATCTGGCGTTGAGACGCCAACTAGCGAGCCGGGCTTCTGTGCCACCGACATGTGGGACGAGTGGGAGGAGGAGAACGATGACTATTGCACGTATCGACATCAGCGACGTCTCAGCGATCCCAGTGCCAATCTTAATAACTTCTCACGCTACGGCTGGCGCACAAAGAACACGAATCAGGACATGGTGAGCAGTGGTACCAGTGCCAGTGTCGGTGCCAAAGCGCGCTCCGAGAACGAAGGACTCGACTCCCTGGCCAGCGAAGTATCTGAAATCGAAGCTGGAGACTTGCGCGACG ATCAGCAACGTCCTGCTTTCTCGGCTTCCGCGGCAAAACTGCACCCAAATCCGAATTGTGAAACGATCAAGGTAGCGTCTGGTGAGCCAGACAAGCCACCAGATGCCCCAGTGTCCAGTGACCAAGTGTCAGGATCAGCTAACGAGTCAGCCAGTGCTGCTCCAGCCGTTACACCGCCTCCGCTCAGCGTTGCCATTGAGGTAACCGTTcccggcagcagcaacaacagcaacagcagaacgGGCTGCAACTGTTTTGGTGGCAAGAAGTGCAAAAAACGTTGGACATCATCTACGGCAGGCAGTGCCATCGACACACCCGAGATGTCGGAAGTGTACTGTCCCAGCTGCGAGGATGCGGCCAACGAGACGCCAGCGTGTCTCAGCAAAATGCCCGACAAGCGTCAGACACGTCTCAAGCCAAAGCCACCCAGCATACTTTGCGTGGAGAGCGAGCTTGTGGTCAGCAAGCGTGGCAGTCTCCGGCTCGGGGATAACAAGCGGAGCACAAAGGGCAGCAACATCACACGCAGCGTCTCCCTCAGTGCCGCCGATCGTCGGACGAGTGTGCCAATTCCAGTGAGTGTCAAGAAGGCGGCGCCAATGCGAGTTCGCATTGTCAAGACCAAGGAGCAGGACAAGAGCAAGGCACCCaacaaggagaaggagaaggataAAGATAAGGAGAACGATAAAAAGTCATCGAATCAGAAATCAGGGAATGGTGCCAGCAATTTGCTTGCCAGAATGTCACCCAAGCGACTGCGCAATGCCAAAGCCAGCGACAAGGAGAAGGATAAGGACAAGGACAAGATCAAGGAGAAATCAAAGGGGACAGTCAAAGGAAAACACAACAgcaatattaacaataacaatgccaaggcaacaactgcaactgcaaccacaacggcaaccacaaccacaacagttGCTGCATCCAAATCGGAGGAATATGAGATTGCTGATGATGCCACCTCGTTAAACGGCGAGTCTACGGGAGAGACGGGCGAGAGTACAGGTGCCGCCAAAATGGCCATACTCAGCGAGAGCGATAGCAAGCTGATGATAAGCGTGCGGGGACGCGAGGAGCTGCCCGTGGTGGAGCAATCTTCATCGCCATCGCCGCCCACAGTGGGGCAACACTTTCAAAAGTGTTTACGTGTACCTGTTAAATCAGACAGCCATCCATTGCAGCTGGACGTAACCTCGCCAGCTGGCAACGCAACTAacgataataatgatgatgatgaactggaccaggagcagcagctggagctggagcttgGCGCTACAGGCAGTGAAGTGTCGCCTCTGCTTAACGGCGAGGCGGATGTGGCAAATGGCAATCAACCGGCAGCTAGCAGCGCCACTTTGCCCCGCACCGCCAAGCAATCCTACTACAACAAGGTGCTCCACTTGGTGCCCAAGCGTCGCACACCAGACGGCACCAACATATACTATTGGTGCGATCTGCCCAAGAAGGCCCTCAAAG AGCTCGACGATGGCGCCTACAATCCGCTGTGGACCAGTCGAGGGTTTACCCAATCCTTTCACTTCTGGAAGGAGAACCGTCGTCAGCAATCCACGCCGCTCAACGCATTCCTCACCTATGTCACACTGCCCTGGTGGAGCATTGCCAAGG ATTTGCTGGATCATCGAGAGACGCCTATACTGACCTTTTAG
- the LOC117783960 gene encoding uncharacterized protein KIAA0930 homolog isoform X2 has protein sequence MALASAAGALLKPQTPLQQLLEDINFQRTKEMRQLLKDDGGFVVLQGTTYWTDLFVRHFLFQTEPVHSIDSDDLLFFVRKKHVKSSSRHMPKYETEVEVFRKDSRKLPIGDPDVDWEETVYLNMVIHQFDYTLTLAICTRTSPKELQVLRRHSQRVYASPSRRKMDTKGEGEEITYPHICFMVDNFDEVFSDILVRDGEMVCVELVANDKDGAVQGVIFLGSIRYDALKKVYDARQSSLSSKVAQRMSFGLFSSGAGVQTRCEFVRMKGPQGKGHAEMAVTKPKGSGVETPTSEPGFCATDMWDEWEEENDDYCTYRHQRRLSDPSANLNNFSRYGWRTKNTNQDMVSSGTSASVGAKARSENEGLDSLASEVSEIEAGDLRDELDDGAYNPLWTSRGFTQSFHFWKENRRQQSTPLNAFLTYVTLPWWSIAKDLLDHRETPILTF, from the exons ATGGCTTTAGCCAGCGCAGCGGGCGCTCTTCTCaagccacagacgccgctccAGCAGCTGCTCGAGGACATCAACTTTCAGCGCACCAAGGAGATGCGTCAGCTGCTCAAAGATG ATGGTGGCTTTGTGGTGCTCCAGGGAACAACTTACTGGACGGATCTGTTTGTGCGACACTTTCTATTCCAAACGGAGCCTGTGCACAGCATCGACTCGGATGATTTGCTCTTCTTTGTGCGCAAGAAGCATGTGAAGAGCTCCTCGCGCCACATGCCAAAATATGAG ACTGAAGTTGAGGTATTTCGCAAGGATTCGCGCAAGTTGCCAATTGGTGATCCGGATGTGGATTGGGAGGAGACTGTCTACCTGAATATGGTGATACATCAATTCGACTACACACTGACCTTGGCCATTTGCACCCGGACATCGCCCAAGGAGCTGCAGGTGCTGCGCAGGCATTCACAACGTGTCTATGCCAGTCCCAGTCGCCGGAAGATGGACACCAAGGGCGAGGGCGAAGAGATCACATATCCACACATATGCTTTATGGTGGACAACTTCGATGAGGTGTTCAGTGACATTCTGGTGCGTGATGGTGAGATGGTGTGCGTCGAACTGGTGGCCAATGACAAGGATGGCGCTGTTCAGGGCGTCATCTTTCTGGGATCCATACGTTACGATGCACTGAAAAAGGTCTACGATGCCAGA CAATCCAGTCTGAGCTCCAAGGTGGCACAACGCATGTCCTTTGGCCTGTTTAGCAGCGGAGCCGGCGTTCAAACCCGCTGCGAATTTGTGCGCATGAAGGGACCGCAGGGCAAAGGTCATGCCGAGATGGCGGTAACGAAACCAAAGGGATCTGGCGTTGAGACGCCAACTAGCGAGCCGGGCTTCTGTGCCACCGACATGTGGGACGAGTGGGAGGAGGAGAACGATGACTATTGCACGTATCGACATCAGCGACGTCTCAGCGATCCCAGTGCCAATCTTAATAACTTCTCACGCTACGGCTGGCGCACAAAGAACACGAATCAGGACATGGTGAGCAGTGGTACCAGTGCCAGTGTCGGTGCCAAAGCGCGCTCCGAGAACGAAGGACTCGACTCCCTGGCCAGCGAAGTATCTGAAATCGAAGCTGGAGACTTGCGCGACG AGCTCGACGATGGCGCCTACAATCCGCTGTGGACCAGTCGAGGGTTTACCCAATCCTTTCACTTCTGGAAGGAGAACCGTCGTCAGCAATCCACGCCGCTCAACGCATTCCTCACCTATGTCACACTGCCCTGGTGGAGCATTGCCAAGG ATTTGCTGGATCATCGAGAGACGCCTATACTGACCTTTTAG
- the LOC117783961 gene encoding SET domain-containing protein SmydA-8 yields the protein MAAVTEDFAKKCEVKHNETLGRYVVAASNIRAGETLLQEQPILLLPNNGDRRCCNCHKLTTLFCGQCRLLPLCGECADHDGRDCRRLSAVQLQEEHVEQLQAQTEVYTALKYLLLREHSETQAQYEELLQMDSQLALRRDTDIWRSYRERVITPLQSSGLLMQLRNGSEINEELLQHLLGIADINACEIRAPESGGAMRGLYMRAGLFAHSCMPNLVTAIDEERRIKVYANCSISAGGILYNCYTNILLGTDERRHILKTGKCFDCQCARCLDPTELGTHMSSFVCNSCPGGYIVRQPETGVWQCLLNAEHTLKPEFVANVLERAKEEVFHARDDIYRLELLLAKLGRLLHGNHYVVLDLKQNIASILRQILQNMAHRPNRKVYERKIRLCQEILLVLKVVAPGLNRLKAIALYELANTQAELARKLYSEQEHNAADLLTELQQTEMMTREALRMLLYEPILTPEGQLARNMLKELKEIQNDMKVLQQPNDDVIN from the exons ATGGCTGCAGTAACGGAAGATTTTGCCAAGAAATGTGAAGTGAAACATAATGAAACGCTGGGCAG ATATGTGGTGGCCGCCAGTAATATTCGAGCCGGAGAAACGCTCTTGCAGGAGCAGCCTATTCTGCTGTTGCCCAACAATGGAGATCGAcgttgttgcaactgccacaagTTGACGACATTGTTTTGCGG CCAGTGCCGACTGTTGCCGTTGTGCGGGGAGTGTGCGGATCACGATGGACGCGACTGCAGACGTCTGTCGGCTGTGCAGCTGCAGGAGGAGCATGTGGAGCAGCTGCAGGCACAAACGGAGGTTTATACAGCTCTGAAGTATTTGCTGCTGAGGGAGCATTCCGAGACGCAGGCACAGTATGAGGAGTTGCTGCAGATGGATTCACAGCTGGCACTCAGACGTGACACCGACATCTGGCGCAGCTATCGGGAAAGGGTAATAACACCGCTGCAGTCAAGCGGATTACTGATGCAGTTGCGCAACGGATCGGAAATCAACGAGGAACTGTTGCAGCATCTGCTTGGCATTGCGGACATCAATGCCTGTGAGATCCGTGCACCCGAGTCGGGAGGTGCCATGAGGGGTCTCTATATGCGTGCTGGTCTCTTTGCCCACAGTTGCATGCCCAACCTTGTGACGGCCATTGACGAGGAGCGGCGTATTAAGGTCTATGCCAACTGTTCCATATCTGCCGGTGGGATTCTCTACAACTGTTATACGAATATTCTCCTGGGCACCGATGAGCGTCGTCACATTCTCAAGACGGGAAAGTGCTTTGACTGCCAGTGTGCCCGCTGCTTGGATCCCACAGAGCTGGGCACCCACATGAGCAGCTTTGTCTGCAACAGCTGCCCTGGTGGCTACATTGTGCGCCAGCCGGAGACGGGAGTTTGGCAGTGTTTGCTAAATGCGGAGCATACGCTTAAGCCGGAGTTTGTTGCCAATGTTCTGGAACGGGCCAAGGAGGAGGTTTTCCATGCTCGCGACGATATCTATCGGCTGGAGCTATTACTGGCCAAACTAGGACGCCTACTGCATGGCAATCACTACGTGGTGCTGGATCTCAAGCAGAATATAGCCTCCATACTACGTCAGATACTGCAAAATATGGCTCATCGTCCTAATCGCAAAGTTTACGAGCGAAAGATTCGCTTATGTCAGGAGATATTGCTTGTATTGAAGGTTGTGGCACCGGGTCTCAACCGACTGAAGGCCATTGCCCTTTACGAATTGGCCAATACTCAGGCAGAGTTGGCCCGAAAGTTGTACAGCGAACAGGAACACAACGCTGCCGATTTATTG ACGGAGCTCCAGCAGACTGAGATGATGACGCGCGAAGCTCTTCGTATGCTCCTCTATGAGCCAATTTTGACACCGGAGGGTCAATTAGCTCGCAATATGctaaaagaattaaaagagATCCAAAATGATATGAAAGTGCTGCAGCAACCGAATGATgatgttattaattaa
- the LOC117784609 gene encoding putative helicase mov-10-B.1, whose amino-acid sequence MFEALDFLQASPTIRNYLFPLHNKQDKNLQISEFARSNPFNLFNTSIAKNVDQLQAIKQIVAGPNTLGPYIVFGPPGTGKTTTIVEAILQLCLLNDTRIIVTAGSNSACDAIALRICECIEADARFRYDRESPNRVLLRLFSETRKREEDLNLVHPLVLKNSNLEFVKTSSRSNSYRIIVATLCKVGIMARIGGTGNVTHVFIDEAAASSEPESLLAIVRIKESNKCHVILSGDPKQLGPVIQSRRASSLGLGQSLMERLMASELYKVHDGGKYDCTLQTRLRRNYRSHPEIVRLFNKLYYNNDLIALAPSQRINQTANWPMLRNSKFPILFQATYGITNRHPLSFSSYNELEAEVVCWYVSILLHNGLGNGVKVKQADIGVITPYLAQCALLTHKFRERHQLKVKVGTVEKFQGHEKPIIIASLVSSFTGSDFVSDPRRLNVLISRPMSLLILIGNPHSLCQSEDIKFIIDQCHLHGHLFNV is encoded by the exons ATGTTTGAAGCACTAGATTTTCTACAGGCTTCTCCTACAATTCGGAACTATCTCTTCCCTTTGCACAATAAACAGGATAAAAATCTACAGATTTCGGAGTTCGCCCGGTCAAATCCCTTTAACCTTTTTAACACTTCGATTGCAAAAAATGTGGATCAATTGCAGGCTATAAAGCAGATCGTTGCTGGTCCCAACACTTTGGGACCATACATTGTATTCGGACCACCCG GTACCGGCAAAACCACGACAATTGTTGAGGCGATTCTACAACTTTGCCTCCTGAACGATACTCGAATAATTGTAACTGCAGGATCGAATTCAGCTTGTGATGCAATTGCTTTAAGGATATGCGAGTGTATTGAGGCAGATGCAAGATTTCGTTATGATCGCGAATCGCCGAATCGAGTTCTATTGCGATTATTTTCGGAAACAAGGAAACGAGAGGAAGACTTGAACTTGGTCCATCCATTGGTGTTGAAAAACTCGAATCTGGAATTCGTAAAGACATCGTCAAGGTCTAATTCCTATCGCATCATTGTGGCCACCTTGTGTAAAGTTGGAATTATGGCTCGGATTGGAGGAACAGGAAATGTAACGCATGTTTTTATTGATGAGGCGGCAGCATCCTCAGAGCCGGAATCTCTGTTGGCCATTGTGAGAATTAAGGAATCAAACAAGTGCCATGTGATTCTGTCTGGTGATCCCAAGCAATTGGGTCCGGTTATCCAGAGCAGACGGGCATCTTCACTGGGCCTGGGTCAGTCTCTAATGGAACGCCTGATGGCCAGCGAATTGTACAAAGTCCATGACGGTGGAAAGTATGATTGCACATTGCAGACGCGCCTACGTCGAAACTACAGATCTCATCCGGAGATTGTGAGATTGTTTAACAAGCTCTATTATAATAACGACCTTATAGCGCTTGCACCATCGCAGAGGATCAACCAGACCGCCAACTGGCCCATGTTGCGCAATTCAAAGTTCCCCATATTATTCCAGGCTACATATGGAATAACAAATCGTCATCCGCTATCTTTCAGCAGTTACAATGAGTTGGAGGCTGAGGTGGTTTGCTGGTACGTCTCGATTCTGCTCCACAATGGACTGGGCAATGGTGTGAAAGTGAAGCAAGCGGACATTGGAGTCATCACACCATATTTGGCTCAGTGCGCGCTTCTTACCCACAAGTTCCGTGAACGGCATCAGCTCAAAGTTAAGGTGGGAACTGTCGAAAAATTCCAGGGACATGAGAAACCCATTATTATAGCATCGCTCGTTAGTTCCTTTACGGGCTCGGATTTTGTCTCTGATCCCCGTCGACTAAATGTGCTCATATCGCGACCCATGTCGCTTTTAATATTGATTGGAAATCCTCACAGCCTCTGTCAGTCCGAGGACATCAAGTTTATTATCGATCAGTGCCATTTGCACGGACATCTATTTAacgtataa